In Candidatus Defluviilinea proxima, a single genomic region encodes these proteins:
- a CDS encoding glutamate-5-semialdehyde dehydrogenase produces the protein MLTNLGKRARLASRTLARLTTEQKNAALHTLADTLIADQKGILAANAQDVEAGKANGLTDSLIDRLMLNESRLASIADSLRIVANLPDPVGEIFDEETLPNGLHVRKQRVPLGVLGVIYEARPNVTVDVAGLALKSGNAVILRGGSETLSSNRALVASLQKALTQSGIPTDAIQFIDSPDRALVLELLHLRNYVDMIIPRGGAGLHEFCRENSHIPVITGGIGICHLFVDDTADQAAAVKIIHNAKTQRPSVCNALDTILVHQSIAKEFLPKVIEHLAPSGVTFRAEPTAAGMVSHESVAPAGEKDFDTEWLSLVLGLKVVNGLDEAIDHIAAHSTAHSDGILTRTDEHAQRFIAEVDSAAVYVNASTRFTDGTELGLGAEVAISTQRLHARGPMALRELTTYKWVIVGDWHVRK, from the coding sequence ATGTTAACTAATCTTGGAAAACGCGCCCGTCTTGCATCGCGGACTCTCGCCCGCCTGACAACAGAACAAAAGAACGCCGCACTTCATACTCTTGCGGACACCTTGATCGCTGACCAAAAGGGAATTCTCGCCGCCAATGCACAAGACGTGGAAGCTGGCAAAGCCAACGGCCTCACAGACTCGTTGATCGACCGACTCATGCTGAACGAGTCACGTCTTGCCAGCATCGCGGACAGTCTGCGGATCGTTGCCAACCTACCCGACCCTGTCGGTGAGATATTCGATGAAGAGACTCTGCCAAACGGACTGCACGTCCGCAAACAGCGTGTGCCTTTGGGCGTGCTGGGAGTCATCTATGAGGCGCGACCCAACGTCACCGTAGACGTGGCAGGACTCGCGCTCAAGAGTGGCAACGCGGTCATTTTGCGAGGAGGCAGTGAAACATTAAGTTCGAATCGCGCGTTAGTCGCATCCCTGCAAAAGGCATTGACTCAGAGCGGAATCCCAACAGATGCCATCCAGTTCATTGACAGTCCCGACCGTGCGCTGGTGCTTGAGCTTTTACATCTGCGCAATTACGTGGACATGATCATCCCGCGTGGCGGCGCAGGCTTGCATGAGTTCTGCCGCGAGAATAGTCACATCCCCGTCATCACAGGCGGCATCGGCATCTGTCATCTCTTCGTGGACGACACCGCCGATCAAGCCGCCGCCGTGAAAATTATTCACAATGCCAAGACACAGCGACCGAGTGTCTGCAATGCGCTCGATACGATTCTTGTCCATCAATCCATCGCAAAAGAGTTTTTGCCGAAAGTAATCGAGCATCTTGCCCCATCAGGTGTGACCTTCCGTGCAGAGCCAACCGCGGCAGGGATGGTGAGTCATGAGTCTGTTGCGCCTGCGGGAGAAAAGGACTTCGATACCGAATGGCTCTCGCTTGTGCTGGGACTCAAAGTAGTGAACGGACTCGACGAAGCCATTGACCACATCGCCGCGCACAGCACCGCACACTCCGATGGCATTCTGACCCGCACCGATGAGCACGCTCAACGCTTCATCGCAGAAGTAGACTCAGCCGCCGTCTACGTCAACGCCAGCACGCGCTTCACCGATGGCACAGAATTAGGTCTCGGCGCCGAGGTCGCCATCTCCACCCAACGCCTGCACGCCCGCGGCCCGATGGCGCTGAGGGAGTTGACCACGTATAAGTGGGTCATCGTCGGCGATTGGCATGTGAGGAAATAA
- the proB gene encoding glutamate 5-kinase — protein MLIVVKIGTSTLTAGTNKITPPLIVELARQIAHIQDAGHQVILVSSGAMAAGREKLGYPQLPKGLPAKQMVSAVGQPRLMAIYEQIFALYGRTVAQVLLTRADLAERRRYLNARSTITALIEHGILPIINENDTVATEEIRVGDNDNLSALVANVVEADMLALLTDQPGLFTADPRNDPNAKLVEEVTEPEIPSALWEAAGGNGTQLGTGGMVTKLQAADLARRSGTTVVIAHGTEPNVLTRLLNNERLGTRFAPAFSTLESRKRYILAGRLAPGQITVNDGAASALKRGGSLLPIGVTQVSGEFDRGDTVRVTDENGRELARGITSYSSADLTRLRGRHSDDIESLLGYDYGDEVIHRNDLVLL, from the coding sequence ATGCTCATCGTTGTAAAGATCGGAACATCCACGCTTACGGCTGGAACAAACAAGATCACGCCGCCACTGATCGTTGAATTGGCGCGACAGATCGCTCACATACAAGATGCAGGACATCAAGTGATCCTCGTCTCTTCAGGCGCAATGGCGGCGGGACGGGAGAAGCTCGGTTACCCTCAACTACCCAAGGGATTGCCCGCCAAGCAAATGGTCTCGGCGGTAGGTCAGCCGCGGCTCATGGCGATCTATGAACAGATCTTCGCGTTGTATGGTCGCACTGTGGCGCAAGTCCTGCTCACACGCGCCGACCTCGCCGAACGCCGCCGTTACCTCAATGCCCGCAGTACGATCACCGCGCTGATCGAGCACGGCATCCTCCCCATCATCAATGAAAATGACACGGTCGCCACGGAGGAGATCCGCGTGGGCGATAACGACAATCTCTCCGCGCTGGTCGCCAACGTGGTCGAAGCGGACATGCTCGCTTTGCTCACCGATCAGCCCGGTCTCTTCACCGCCGACCCACGTAACGATCCAAACGCAAAGCTTGTGGAAGAAGTGACAGAGCCTGAGATTCCATCCGCATTGTGGGAGGCGGCAGGCGGCAACGGGACTCAACTCGGCACAGGCGGTATGGTGACCAAACTTCAAGCAGCGGATTTGGCGCGACGTTCCGGCACGACGGTCGTCATCGCGCATGGGACTGAGCCAAACGTGTTGACCCGCCTCTTGAATAACGAGAGGTTGGGTACTCGCTTCGCACCGGCCTTTTCCACGCTGGAAAGCCGCAAACGCTACATCCTTGCCGGTCGGCTTGCGCCCGGGCAGATCACGGTCAATGACGGCGCCGCGTCCGCACTCAAGCGCGGAGGCAGTCTCCTCCCCATCGGCGTGACTCAAGTCTCGGGCGAGTTTGATCGCGGCGATACCGTCCGCGTCACAGATGAAAACGGACGTGAACTCGCGCGCGGCATCACCTCCTATTCCAGCGCGGACCTCACGCGCCTGCGTGGTCGTCACTCGGATGATATCGAGTCCCTGCTTGGGTATGATTATGGTGATGAAGTCATTCATCGGAATGATTTAGTGTTGTTATAA
- a CDS encoding ATP-binding cassette domain-containing protein → MALISLQDVTIGFGGPRLMEEINLQIENGESVGLLGRNGMGKSTLLKLISGDIQPHGGTIARQQNIRVAYLPQEVPQSLSGRVADVVASGLEAVTSPLDDEHQWQRQHQIDKIISRMDLDPEARFEVLSAGMKRRVFLARGLVREPNLLLLDEPTNHLDINAIDWLEDFLKRWGGTLLFVTHDRVFLQSLAKRIIELDRGSLFDWNCDYPTFIKRKEEMLSAEQTQNALFDKKLAQEEAWIRQGIEARRTRNEGRVRALKRLREERKQRRELSGKVRMQIGSENRSGRLVIEAENISYAYSAPDAVLGAGDGVESKNLISNFTATIQRGDKIGIVGANGSGKTTLLKLLMGQLKPTQGQIEQGTNVEMAYFDQLRSQLDESKSVLDNVGQGRDTITINGKSRNLMGYLEDFLFTRERVRSPISALSGGERNRLLLARLFTQPANLLILDEPTNDLDIETLEVLEDLLLEYDGTLLLVSHDRAFLNNIVTSTYILDDSNVTEYIGGYDDWHKLLADSKPASDVSKPAPAKQTSSTTDAKSAPRKLSYNEKRELETLPKQIETLETEQHELNVKMESPEFYLQDGTLITQAVDRLGQIHDELSRLYQRWGELEV, encoded by the coding sequence ATGGCACTCATCAGTCTCCAGGACGTTACCATCGGTTTCGGTGGTCCGCGCCTGATGGAAGAAATCAATCTACAGATAGAAAACGGCGAAAGCGTTGGCTTGCTTGGGCGCAACGGCATGGGCAAGTCCACGCTGTTGAAGCTCATCAGCGGCGATATTCAACCGCACGGCGGAACCATCGCTCGCCAGCAAAATATCCGCGTGGCCTATCTACCGCAGGAAGTACCCCAATCCCTGAGTGGACGTGTTGCCGATGTCGTTGCCAGCGGACTCGAAGCGGTCACGTCTCCGCTTGACGATGAACATCAGTGGCAACGTCAGCACCAGATCGATAAAATTATCTCGCGCATGGATCTCGACCCTGAAGCCAGGTTTGAAGTCCTTTCGGCAGGGATGAAGCGCCGCGTCTTCCTTGCCCGTGGCTTGGTCCGCGAACCGAATCTGCTTCTCCTCGACGAACCCACCAACCACCTCGATATCAATGCCATTGACTGGCTTGAAGATTTCCTCAAGCGTTGGGGCGGCACACTTTTGTTCGTCACACATGACCGCGTCTTTTTACAGTCCCTTGCCAAACGCATCATCGAACTCGACCGTGGCAGTCTCTTCGATTGGAACTGTGACTATCCCACCTTTATCAAACGCAAAGAAGAGATGCTCTCCGCTGAGCAAACGCAGAATGCTCTCTTCGATAAAAAACTTGCACAAGAAGAAGCCTGGATCCGTCAGGGCATCGAAGCGCGCCGCACCCGCAACGAAGGACGTGTCCGTGCTTTGAAGCGTCTGCGTGAAGAGCGTAAACAACGCCGCGAACTCTCTGGCAAAGTGCGTATGCAGATCGGTTCCGAAAATCGTTCGGGTAGATTGGTCATCGAAGCTGAGAATATCAGTTATGCCTACTCTGCTCCCGACGCCGTCCTCGGCGCCGGGGACGGCGTCGAGAGCAAGAATCTAATTAGTAATTTCACGGCCACCATTCAACGTGGCGACAAGATCGGCATCGTCGGCGCGAATGGTTCGGGCAAGACCACGCTTCTCAAACTCCTCATGGGGCAACTCAAGCCAACGCAAGGACAGATCGAACAAGGCACAAACGTGGAGATGGCGTACTTCGACCAACTCCGTTCGCAACTCGATGAGTCCAAGTCCGTGCTTGATAATGTTGGTCAAGGACGCGATACCATCACCATCAACGGCAAGTCCCGCAACCTGATGGGCTATCTCGAAGATTTTCTTTTCACCCGTGAACGTGTCCGCTCGCCTATCAGTGCCCTCTCTGGCGGCGAGCGCAATCGTCTACTCCTCGCACGTCTCTTCACCCAACCTGCCAACCTGCTCATCCTCGACGAGCCCACCAACGATCTCGATATCGAAACCCTCGAAGTCCTCGAAGACCTTCTATTAGAATATGACGGTACGCTCCTGCTCGTCAGTCATGACCGCGCCTTTCTCAATAACATCGTCACTTCAACTTATATTTTGGATGATAGCAACGTCACCGAATACATCGGCGGATACGACGACTGGCACAAACTCCTTGCAGACTCAAAACCCGCCTCTGACGTGTCAAAGCCGGCTCCGGCGAAACAAACTTCTTCCACCACTGACGCCAAGTCCGCTCCGCGCAAACTCAGTTACAACGAAAAACGAGAACTCGAGACCCTGCCCAAGCAAATAGAAACCCTCGAAACTGAACAACATGAATTGAACGTCAAAATGGAATCACCTGAATTCTATCTGCAAGACGGTACCCTCATCACCCAAGCCGTTGACCGCCTAGGACAGATCCACGATGAACTGTCCCGCCTCTATCAGCGCTGGGGCGAATTGGAAGTGTGA